From the Burkholderia glumae LMG 2196 = ATCC 33617 genome, one window contains:
- a CDS encoding MarR family winged helix-turn-helix transcriptional regulator, with product MEAQDHVAILQQFGRTYRAFLAAFEAHVGQPMPRWRILLALHDERGTASQKRLVELLRTDPGALTRQLKSLEALGWIARASDPRDNRVTNVTLTAAGREAFDECMPRRAAFLDETMSALPDDALSALSAALTLLEARIAEVGSAAAAETGEAARRRSAL from the coding sequence ATGGAAGCCCAAGACCACGTCGCGATTCTTCAGCAATTCGGCCGGACCTATCGCGCGTTCCTTGCCGCGTTCGAGGCCCATGTCGGCCAGCCGATGCCGCGCTGGCGGATCCTGCTCGCGCTGCATGACGAGCGCGGCACCGCCTCGCAAAAGCGGCTCGTCGAGCTGTTGCGCACCGATCCCGGCGCGCTCACGCGGCAACTGAAATCGCTCGAGGCGCTGGGCTGGATCGCGCGCGCCTCCGATCCGCGCGACAACCGCGTGACCAACGTGACGCTGACCGCCGCCGGTCGCGAGGCGTTCGACGAGTGCATGCCGCGCCGCGCCGCGTTTCTCGACGAGACGATGTCGGCGCTGCCCGACGATGCGCTGAGCGCGCTGTCGGCGGCGCTCACGCTGCTCGAGGCGCGCATCGCCGAGGTCGGCAGCGCCGCCGCGGCGGAAACCGGCGAGGCCGCGCGCCGGCGCTCGGCGCTCTGA
- a CDS encoding MFS transporter has translation MVVHTAAHHSSGQVLPFRESLLAMLGISFVTMLVAFDQTVVGTALPTIVAELHGFDLYAWVATSYLLSSVVTVPIFGRLGDHYGRKPFVIVSIVMFTAASVLCGMAGSMRFLVVARVLQGVGGGMLVGTAFACVPDLFPESVVRLRWQVLISTAFGIANAIGPSLGGFLTQFWGWRSVFYVNLPFGLLSLYFVIRYLPHLRHVQQAGRMRLDWPGALLIALALGAFQLFVEWLPRGFLGWPAALLAVAALACLLLWRWERRIEHALLPADLFRNRSLAMLFWLAILAGFSMFSLLFFAPLLFQGGFGMSPKAAGVVITPLVVFITIGSIVNGRIITRIPSPNAMLPAGFALLALACTGIALSSRVTPQWLLLVIMVAGGIGLGFVLPNLTVFAQQTAGRGHLGIATALLQSLRMVGGMIGTALTGTLVGQVYAGGVRDALGAEHAQRWFARLADPQILIDRAAQTRVVAELVGQGHPGAQLLEAARASLVAAIHLGIGIGAAVAVLAIWQSCRVPPIRLRGKLEPTVVAE, from the coding sequence ATGGTCGTCCATACCGCGGCCCACCATTCGAGTGGGCAAGTCCTGCCGTTTCGGGAATCGCTGCTCGCGATGCTCGGCATCTCGTTCGTCACCATGCTGGTGGCCTTCGACCAGACCGTGGTCGGCACCGCGCTGCCGACCATCGTGGCCGAGTTGCACGGCTTCGATCTCTACGCCTGGGTCGCCACCTCGTACCTGCTGTCGTCGGTGGTCACGGTGCCGATCTTCGGCCGGCTCGGCGACCATTACGGCCGCAAGCCGTTCGTGATCGTCTCGATCGTGATGTTTACGGCGGCCTCGGTGCTGTGCGGGATGGCCGGCAGCATGCGCTTTCTGGTGGTTGCGCGCGTGCTGCAGGGCGTCGGCGGCGGGATGCTGGTGGGCACCGCGTTCGCCTGCGTGCCCGACCTGTTTCCCGAGTCGGTGGTGCGGCTGCGCTGGCAGGTGCTGATCAGCACCGCGTTCGGCATCGCGAACGCGATCGGGCCGTCGCTCGGCGGATTCCTGACGCAGTTCTGGGGCTGGCGCTCGGTGTTCTACGTGAACCTGCCGTTCGGGCTGCTGTCGCTGTACTTCGTGATCCGCTATCTGCCGCATCTGCGCCATGTCCAGCAGGCCGGCAGGATGCGGCTCGACTGGCCCGGCGCGCTGCTGATCGCGCTCGCGCTCGGCGCGTTCCAGCTGTTCGTCGAATGGCTGCCGCGCGGCTTCCTCGGCTGGCCGGCCGCACTGTTGGCGGTGGCGGCGTTGGCCTGCCTGCTGCTCTGGCGCTGGGAGCGTCGCATCGAGCACGCGCTGCTGCCGGCCGACCTGTTCCGCAACCGCTCGCTGGCGATGCTGTTCTGGCTCGCGATCCTGGCCGGCTTCTCGATGTTCTCGCTGCTGTTTTTCGCGCCGCTGCTGTTCCAGGGCGGCTTCGGGATGTCGCCGAAGGCGGCCGGCGTGGTGATCACGCCGCTGGTGGTGTTCATCACGATCGGCAGCATCGTGAACGGCCGGATCATCACGCGCATTCCGAGCCCGAACGCGATGCTGCCCGCCGGCTTCGCGCTGCTCGCGCTGGCCTGCACCGGCATCGCGCTGTCCTCGCGTGTCACGCCGCAGTGGCTGCTGCTCGTGATCATGGTGGCGGGCGGCATCGGGCTCGGCTTCGTGCTGCCGAACCTGACCGTGTTCGCGCAGCAGACGGCCGGGCGCGGGCATCTGGGCATCGCCACCGCGCTGTTGCAATCGCTGCGCATGGTTGGCGGTATGATCGGCACCGCGCTGACCGGCACGCTCGTCGGCCAGGTCTATGCGGGCGGGGTGCGTGATGCGCTCGGCGCCGAGCATGCGCAGCGCTGGTTCGCGCGGCTGGCCGACCCGCAGATCCTGATCGATCGCGCCGCGCAGACGCGCGTCGTCGCCGAGCTGGTGGGGCAGGGCCATCCCGGCGCGCAACTGCTCGAGGCCGCGCGCGCGTCGCTGGTCGCGGCGATCCACCTCGGCATCGGGATCGGCGCGGCCGTGGCGGTGCTGGCGATCTGGCAGAGTTGCCGCGTGCCGCCGATCCGGCTGCGCGGCAAGCTCGAGCCGACCGTCGTCGCCGAGTGA
- a CDS encoding DHA2 family efflux MFS transporter permease subunit — MAASMPLRPLSGAQLALGTLAVSLAMFMNVLDSSIANVAIPTISGELGVSVDEGTWVITIFAAANAVSIPLTGWLTQRFGQVRLFVGSILLFVIASWLCGMAPNLPTLLGARILQGVVAGPLAPLSQALLLGAWPKHKSSTALALWSMTALVGPIAGPSLGGWITYDYNWSWIFYINVPVGIFAAFVTWTIFRSRESATRRLPIDTVGLLLLIVWVASLQVMLDKGKDLDWFNSSFIVGLAVVAAIGFAFFVVWELTEKNPVVDIRLFKVRNFAGGTIALSVAYGMFFGTLVLLPQWMQEYLGYRAIDSGLTTAPLGVFAVLLTPLMGRLLPRTDSRYVATVAFVGFAIVFFMRTRFYTDVSNWDLVLPTLLQGIPMAMFFVPLTAIILSGLPPEKIPAAAGLSNFGRTFCGAVGTSVIGNAWNNRTVLHHERLTEQAYATNPDFSRSIDATQSMLHVGRDTAHALFNLSVDGQAAVMGLNDVFYISALIFIAIIPLIWITKPHRSAAPVDAGGAH; from the coding sequence ATGGCTGCTTCGATGCCCCTGCGCCCGCTCTCGGGCGCCCAGCTCGCGCTCGGCACCCTGGCGGTGTCGCTCGCGATGTTCATGAACGTGCTCGACTCGTCGATCGCGAACGTCGCGATTCCGACCATTTCAGGCGAACTCGGCGTGTCGGTCGACGAAGGCACCTGGGTAATCACCATCTTCGCCGCCGCGAACGCGGTGTCGATCCCGCTGACCGGCTGGCTCACGCAGCGCTTCGGGCAGGTGCGCCTGTTCGTCGGCTCGATCCTGCTGTTCGTGATCGCCTCCTGGCTGTGCGGGATGGCGCCGAACCTGCCGACGCTGCTCGGCGCACGGATCCTGCAGGGCGTGGTGGCCGGGCCGCTCGCGCCGCTCTCGCAGGCGCTGCTGCTCGGCGCCTGGCCGAAGCATAAATCGTCGACGGCGCTCGCGCTGTGGTCGATGACGGCGCTGGTCGGACCGATCGCCGGGCCGTCGCTGGGCGGCTGGATCACCTACGACTACAACTGGTCGTGGATCTTCTACATCAACGTGCCGGTGGGCATCTTCGCCGCGTTCGTCACCTGGACCATCTTCCGCTCGCGCGAGTCGGCCACGCGGCGCCTGCCGATCGACACGGTCGGGCTGCTGCTGCTGATCGTCTGGGTCGCGTCGCTGCAGGTGATGCTCGACAAGGGCAAGGATCTCGACTGGTTCAACTCGTCGTTCATCGTCGGGCTCGCGGTGGTCGCGGCGATCGGCTTCGCGTTCTTCGTGGTGTGGGAGCTGACCGAGAAGAACCCGGTGGTGGACATCCGGCTCTTCAAGGTGCGCAACTTCGCGGGCGGCACGATCGCGCTGTCGGTGGCCTATGGGATGTTCTTCGGCACGCTGGTGCTGCTGCCGCAGTGGATGCAGGAGTATCTCGGCTATCGCGCGATCGATTCCGGTCTGACCACCGCGCCGCTCGGCGTGTTCGCGGTGCTGCTCACGCCGCTGATGGGGCGCCTGCTGCCGCGCACCGATTCGCGCTATGTCGCCACGGTCGCGTTCGTCGGTTTCGCGATCGTATTCTTCATGCGCACGCGCTTCTACACCGACGTGTCGAACTGGGACCTGGTGCTGCCGACCCTGCTGCAGGGCATCCCGATGGCGATGTTCTTCGTGCCGCTGACCGCGATCATCCTGTCGGGGCTGCCGCCCGAGAAAATCCCGGCCGCCGCGGGGCTGTCGAATTTCGGACGGACCTTCTGCGGCGCGGTCGGCACCTCGGTGATCGGCAACGCCTGGAACAACCGCACGGTGCTGCATCACGAGCGGCTGACCGAGCAGGCCTATGCGACCAATCCCGATTTCAGCCGGTCGATCGACGCGACGCAGTCGATGCTGCACGTCGGCCGCGACACGGCGCACGCGCTGTTCAACCTGTCGGTGGACGGGCAGGCCGCCGTGATGGGCCTGAACGACGTGTTCTACATCTCGGCCCTGATCTTCATCGCGATCATCCCGCTGATCTGGATTACCAAGCCGCACCGCTCGGCCGCGCCGGTCGACGCGGGCGGGGCGCACTGA
- a CDS encoding MarR family winged helix-turn-helix transcriptional regulator encodes MKPLNLPPLALSVPTDESGVSLGHLLTLTHARLMHRITQLTQDEFGVTGMQGKVLFLLASGCCTTAADLARYWNIDAGAITRVLDRIEKHGLLRRVRASEDRRVVRLVTTEAGAAIAEAMPRLLHSVIDEALDGLAADERQALKRMLLRILDNGV; translated from the coding sequence ATGAAACCGCTGAATTTGCCGCCGCTGGCGCTGTCGGTGCCGACCGACGAGTCGGGGGTGAGCCTCGGGCACCTGCTGACGCTGACCCACGCGCGGCTGATGCATCGCATCACGCAGCTCACGCAGGACGAGTTCGGCGTGACGGGCATGCAGGGCAAGGTGCTGTTCCTGCTCGCCAGCGGCTGCTGCACGACGGCGGCCGATCTGGCGCGCTACTGGAACATCGACGCGGGCGCGATCACGCGCGTGCTCGACCGGATCGAAAAGCACGGCCTGCTGCGACGGGTTCGCGCCAGCGAGGACCGGCGCGTCGTGCGGCTCGTGACGACCGAGGCGGGCGCCGCGATCGCCGAGGCAATGCCGAGGCTGCTCCACTCGGTGATCGACGAAGCGCTCGACGGCCTTGCCGCCGACGAGCGGCAGGCGTTGAAGCGAATGTTGTTGCGGATTCTGGACAACGGCGTCTGA
- a CDS encoding efflux transporter outer membrane subunit: MRPPLIPMPLRAIRAGAAAAVAALALAGCANYAGIHSDRRITPAAQLASTESLPAEGGRWPTLDWADQFGDPQLPKLIGEALDGNPTIAQAQARLAKASSYIEASRAPLLPKVEGSYSWTRELYSGNGLVPPPYGGNWYSENNALASASWELDLWGKNREKLRSAVSQRKAAQAEFEQARVTLATSVARTYNQLAQLYALREIAQREIRNRETVGKITEGRVGAGLDTNVERQTARGNVATSESALSDLDGQITTVRYQLAALLGKGPDRGLTIAVPVLHPGGAIALPDNIPANLVSRRPDLVAARWQVEGAMHDVKEAKAEFFPDVNLAAGFGFDAFGWGNFLKFASRQAQFGPAVNLPIFDAGALRAQLKGRYADFDLSVANYNQTLIGALNDVATQVAAIRAIDRQMGDAQRALDASTRAYELAVVRYKAGLSPQLQVLSADILRLDSEQAVTNLVMRRRDLQIGLIKALGGGFDAAGSPLAAPAASDAAAPPAAPASNATPG; this comes from the coding sequence ATGAGGCCGCCGCTGATCCCGATGCCGCTGCGCGCGATCCGCGCCGGCGCGGCGGCGGCCGTCGCCGCGCTGGCGCTGGCCGGCTGCGCGAACTACGCGGGCATCCACAGCGACCGGCGCATCACGCCGGCCGCGCAACTGGCAAGCACCGAAAGCCTGCCGGCCGAGGGCGGCCGGTGGCCCACGCTCGACTGGGCCGACCAGTTCGGCGATCCCCAACTGCCGAAGCTGATCGGCGAAGCGCTCGACGGCAACCCGACCATCGCGCAGGCGCAGGCGCGGCTCGCGAAGGCGTCCTCGTACATCGAAGCGTCGCGCGCGCCGCTGCTGCCGAAGGTCGAGGGCAGCTACTCGTGGACTCGCGAGCTGTATTCGGGCAACGGGCTCGTTCCGCCGCCCTACGGCGGCAACTGGTACAGCGAGAACAACGCGTTGGCGAGCGCCTCGTGGGAGCTCGATCTCTGGGGCAAGAACCGCGAGAAGCTGCGTTCGGCGGTGTCGCAGCGCAAGGCCGCGCAGGCCGAGTTCGAGCAGGCGCGCGTGACGCTCGCGACCTCGGTGGCACGTACCTACAACCAGCTCGCCCAGCTCTACGCGCTGCGTGAGATCGCGCAGCGCGAGATCCGCAACCGCGAGACGGTCGGCAAGATCACCGAAGGCCGCGTCGGCGCCGGGCTCGACACCAATGTCGAGCGGCAGACCGCGCGCGGCAACGTGGCCACCAGCGAATCGGCGCTGTCCGACCTCGACGGCCAGATCACCACGGTGCGCTACCAGCTCGCGGCGCTGCTCGGCAAGGGCCCCGATCGCGGCCTGACGATCGCCGTGCCGGTGCTGCACCCGGGCGGCGCGATCGCGCTGCCCGACAATATCCCGGCGAATCTGGTGTCGCGCCGGCCCGATCTGGTCGCCGCGCGCTGGCAGGTCGAGGGCGCGATGCACGACGTGAAGGAGGCCAAGGCCGAGTTCTTCCCCGACGTGAACCTCGCGGCCGGCTTTGGCTTCGATGCGTTCGGCTGGGGCAACTTCCTGAAGTTCGCGAGCCGCCAGGCGCAGTTCGGTCCGGCCGTGAACCTGCCGATCTTCGATGCCGGGGCGTTGCGCGCGCAACTGAAGGGGCGCTACGCCGACTTCGACCTGAGCGTGGCGAACTACAACCAGACGCTGATCGGCGCGCTCAACGACGTGGCCACGCAGGTGGCCGCGATCCGTGCGATCGACCGGCAGATGGGCGACGCGCAGCGCGCGCTCGACGCCTCGACGCGCGCCTACGAGCTTGCCGTGGTCCGCTACAAGGCCGGCCTCTCGCCGCAGCTTCAGGTGCTGAGCGCCGACATCCTGCGGCTCGATTCGGAGCAGGCCGTGACCAATCTCGTGATGCGCCGCCGCGATCTGCAGATCGGCCTGATCAAGGCGCTCGGCGGCGGCTTCGATGCGGCGGGCTCGCCGCTCGCGGCGCCCGCCGCTTCGGACGCCGCCGCGCCGCCGGCGGCACCGGCATCGAACGCCACCCCGGGCTGA
- a CDS encoding CHRD domain-containing protein has protein sequence MGILRIVKTGLLAGVLVSAAAHAETARLVANLQPSSEVPPTATRGSGMLTATFDTATHTLAWTVTYGGLSGPATAAHFHGPAPVGQNAAVQVPIAKDALASPIKGSATLDDQQVTELMAGKWYFNIHTRAHPSGEIRGQVEPAN, from the coding sequence ATGGGAATCCTGCGTATCGTGAAGACGGGTCTGCTGGCCGGCGTGCTGGTCAGCGCGGCGGCGCATGCCGAGACGGCGAGGCTGGTGGCGAACCTGCAGCCGTCGAGCGAGGTGCCGCCAACGGCGACCCGCGGCTCCGGCATGTTGACCGCGACGTTCGACACGGCCACCCACACGCTGGCCTGGACCGTCACCTACGGCGGCCTGAGCGGCCCGGCAACCGCCGCGCACTTCCACGGCCCGGCGCCGGTGGGGCAGAACGCGGCGGTCCAGGTGCCGATCGCGAAGGATGCGCTCGCGAGCCCGATCAAGGGATCGGCGACACTCGACGATCAGCAGGTGACCGAGCTGATGGCGGGCAAGTGGTACTTCAACATCCACACCAGGGCGCATCCGTCCGGCGAGATCCGCGGCCAGGTCGAACCGGCCAACTGA
- a CDS encoding EmrA/EmrK family multidrug efflux transporter periplasmic adaptor subunit has translation MSDPQQQAAAPAARNDGKRKWLMTLLVVIIVLAAIAYGIYYFLVARFHEDTDDAYVNGNVVQITPQVTGTVIAVNADDTQSIREGEPLVQLDPADARIALQSAEAKLAQTVRRVRGLYAADDQYRAQVAQRESDLSKAQDDLRRRLAVAQTGAVSQEEISHARDAVKAAQATLDAARQQLAANLALTANTTVSHHPDVLAAVATVRDAYLANARNTLPAPVTGYVAKRTVQVGQRVSPGTPLMSVVPLGQIWVDANFKEVQLDHMRIGQPVELTADIYGSSVTYHGKVAGFSAGTGSAFSLLPAQNATGNWIKVVQRLPVRIALDPRELERHPLRIGLSMQADVSIKDESGSQLGSVSNTVYQTEVFAKYGDAANAEIARIIAENAGGPVRAAQPAPRAPRA, from the coding sequence ATGAGCGACCCCCAGCAGCAAGCCGCGGCACCCGCCGCGCGCAACGACGGCAAACGCAAGTGGCTGATGACCTTGCTCGTCGTGATCATCGTGCTCGCCGCGATCGCCTACGGCATCTATTACTTCCTGGTCGCGCGGTTCCACGAGGACACCGACGACGCCTACGTCAACGGCAACGTGGTCCAGATCACGCCGCAGGTGACGGGCACGGTGATCGCGGTCAATGCCGACGACACGCAGTCGATCCGCGAAGGCGAGCCGCTCGTGCAGCTCGACCCCGCCGACGCGCGGATCGCGCTGCAATCGGCCGAGGCGAAGCTGGCCCAGACGGTGCGCCGCGTGCGCGGCCTCTACGCCGCCGACGACCAGTACCGGGCGCAGGTGGCCCAGCGCGAATCGGATCTGTCGAAGGCGCAGGACGACCTGCGCCGGCGCCTGGCCGTGGCGCAGACGGGCGCGGTCTCCCAGGAGGAGATCTCGCATGCGCGCGACGCGGTGAAGGCCGCGCAGGCCACGCTCGACGCGGCCAGGCAGCAGCTTGCCGCGAACCTGGCGCTGACCGCGAACACCACCGTCAGCCACCATCCCGACGTGCTGGCCGCGGTCGCGACGGTGCGCGACGCCTACCTGGCCAACGCGCGCAACACGCTGCCCGCGCCCGTCACCGGCTACGTGGCCAAGCGCACGGTGCAGGTGGGCCAGCGCGTGTCGCCTGGCACGCCGCTGATGTCGGTGGTGCCGCTCGGCCAGATCTGGGTGGACGCGAACTTCAAGGAAGTGCAGCTCGACCACATGCGCATCGGCCAGCCGGTCGAGCTGACGGCCGACATCTACGGCTCGTCGGTCACGTATCACGGCAAGGTGGCGGGCTTCTCGGCCGGCACCGGCTCGGCGTTCTCGCTGCTGCCGGCGCAGAACGCCACCGGCAACTGGATCAAGGTGGTGCAGCGCCTGCCGGTGCGCATCGCGCTCGATCCGCGCGAGCTCGAACGTCACCCGCTGCGCATCGGCCTGTCGATGCAGGCCGACGTCAGCATCAAGGACGAGAGCGGCAGCCAGCTCGGCAGCGTCAGCAACACCGTCTATCAGACCGAGGTGTTCGCGAAGTACGGCGATGCGGCCAACGCCGAGATCGCGCGGATCATCGCCGAGAACGCCGGCGGCCCGGTCCGGGCCGCCCAGCCGGCGCCTCGCGCGCCGCGGGCCTGA
- a CDS encoding EcsC family protein, protein MEPNFDATGIPLSEPSPAAALAPADLDTLRRARTTLESPSLTMKLTSVVGAPVEKMITKLPGFATDKINDATETALRKCLQLALRTLGKPGAAMDAEHAPDKPSNFLHKLAVATTGAAGGAFGLFALPVELPVTTTLMFRSICDIARSEGEDLTTVDTQLQCLAVLGMGGGFASPGTTGGGQDPGQAERDADFGYFVLRGALAQAVSKASSEMASKGFATHGSAALLRFVQAIASRFSAQVTEQIAAKSIPALGAVLGATVNTLFIDHFQQAAHAHFAIRRLERRYGQAAVEAAYRTLSI, encoded by the coding sequence ATGGAACCGAATTTCGACGCCACCGGCATCCCCTTGTCCGAGCCGTCGCCCGCCGCGGCCCTGGCGCCCGCCGATCTCGACACGCTGCGGCGCGCCCGGACCACGCTCGAGAGCCCGTCGCTGACGATGAAGCTGACCAGCGTGGTGGGCGCGCCGGTCGAGAAGATGATCACGAAACTGCCCGGCTTCGCCACCGACAAGATCAACGACGCCACCGAAACCGCGCTGCGCAAATGCCTGCAGCTGGCGCTGCGCACGCTCGGCAAGCCGGGCGCCGCGATGGACGCGGAGCATGCGCCCGACAAGCCGAGCAACTTCCTGCACAAGCTCGCGGTGGCCACAACCGGCGCGGCGGGCGGCGCGTTCGGCCTGTTCGCGCTGCCGGTCGAGCTGCCGGTCACGACCACGCTGATGTTTCGCTCGATCTGCGATATCGCGCGCAGCGAGGGAGAGGACCTGACCACGGTCGACACGCAGTTGCAGTGCCTCGCCGTGCTCGGCATGGGCGGCGGCTTCGCCAGCCCGGGCACGACCGGCGGCGGCCAGGATCCAGGGCAGGCCGAGCGCGATGCCGACTTCGGCTATTTCGTGCTGCGCGGCGCGCTCGCGCAGGCGGTGTCGAAGGCCTCGTCCGAGATGGCGTCGAAGGGCTTCGCCACGCACGGCTCGGCCGCGCTGCTGCGCTTCGTGCAGGCGATCGCGTCGCGCTTCTCGGCGCAGGTCACCGAGCAGATCGCCGCGAAGTCGATCCCGGCGCTCGGCGCGGTGCTCGGTGCGACCGTCAACACGCTGTTCATCGACCACTTCCAGCAGGCCGCGCACGCCCACTTCGCGATCCGGCGGCTCGAACGCCGCTATGGCCAGGCGGCAGTCGAGGCCGCCTACCGCACGCTCTCGATCTAG
- a CDS encoding alpha/beta hydrolase, with the protein MSWQSTFACWLLRRQIRPKTLSPVIDVTQARVLAARRRVLPTRPPAGWRLRESGGARADGSPRGEWLEPADGRATPTLLYFHGGGYYFCSPATHRPLVFALSRKLGARSFSVDYRLAPEHPFPAAHDDALAAYAALLEAGVEPASILIGGDSAGGGLALALLVALRDRGAPLPAGALLFSPWTDLAATGDTLRSNDGLDPMFSGAALGRAARLYIGGASPTDPYLSPLYADPAGLPPLLIQVGSTEVLLDDSRRFAERAQAAGVATELQIWPGMPHVWQMAVPFMPEASRALDQAAAFGRRLVERAAQPAPVAA; encoded by the coding sequence ATGAGTTGGCAATCCACCTTCGCCTGCTGGCTGTTGCGCCGGCAGATCCGTCCGAAGACGCTCTCGCCCGTGATCGACGTGACGCAGGCGCGCGTGCTGGCGGCGCGCCGGCGGGTGCTGCCCACGCGCCCGCCCGCCGGCTGGCGGCTGCGCGAGTCCGGCGGCGCGCGGGCCGACGGCTCGCCGCGGGGCGAATGGCTCGAGCCGGCCGACGGCCGTGCGACGCCGACGCTGCTGTATTTCCACGGCGGCGGCTACTATTTCTGCTCGCCGGCCACGCATCGCCCGCTGGTGTTCGCGCTGAGCCGCAAGCTCGGCGCGCGCTCGTTCTCGGTCGATTACCGGCTCGCGCCCGAGCATCCGTTCCCGGCCGCGCACGACGACGCACTCGCCGCCTATGCCGCGCTGCTCGAGGCGGGCGTCGAACCGGCCTCGATCCTGATCGGCGGCGACTCGGCGGGCGGCGGCCTCGCGCTCGCGCTGCTGGTCGCACTGCGTGATCGCGGCGCGCCCCTGCCGGCCGGCGCGCTGCTGTTTTCGCCATGGACGGATCTGGCCGCGACGGGCGACACGCTGCGCAGCAACGACGGCCTTGATCCGATGTTCTCCGGGGCGGCGCTGGGCCGTGCCGCGCGCCTGTATATCGGCGGCGCCAGTCCCACCGATCCCTACCTGTCCCCGCTCTATGCCGATCCGGCCGGGCTGCCGCCGCTGCTGATCCAGGTCGGCAGCACCGAAGTGCTGCTCGACGATTCGCGCCGCTTCGCCGAGCGCGCACAGGCGGCCGGCGTCGCTACCGAACTGCAGATCTGGCCCGGCATGCCGCACGTCTGGCAGATGGCCGTGCCGTTCATGCCCGAGGCGAGCCGCGCGCTCGATCAGGCCGCCGCGTTCGGACGTCGTCTGGTCGAGCGCGCGGCGCAGCCGGCGCCGGTGGCGGCCTAG
- a CDS encoding NAD(P)/FAD-dependent oxidoreductase — protein sequence MTPTFLQHADALARHSYYEATAARPTADDPVLDGPLEADVCVIGAGFSGLSVALDCRAAGLSVVVLEAWRPGWGASGRNGGQVIGGFAKDAEIARQLGEDGARAAWKLSLDGVELVAERIARHGIDCDFTRGYLTLATKPRRVPELRAWMDSATRHWGHPSLSWLDTDAIRARVASRLYLAGVHDPLSGHLHPLRYCLGLAAAARREGALLFAHSAVTEVVRGTRPLVRTRAGQVRCRFVVSCANAGPGGFLPAPIEARIAPVPSYLIATEPLGQARADALIARREAACDNNVFLDYFRLSADHRMLFGGRASSAGAAPAELSEAIRRRMIEVFPQLADAHIDYAWGGFVDITRNRAPDFGALDPNYFYLQGYSGHGVALAGIAGRAVARAIAGERAMLEPFTRLRHRRFPGGPAWRQAALELGMRYHQLLKRF from the coding sequence ATGACACCGACTTTCCTCCAGCATGCGGACGCGCTCGCGCGTCACTCCTACTACGAAGCCACCGCCGCGCGCCCGACAGCCGACGATCCCGTGCTCGACGGCCCGCTCGAGGCCGACGTCTGCGTGATCGGCGCCGGCTTCTCGGGGCTCTCGGTCGCGCTCGACTGCCGCGCGGCGGGGCTCTCGGTGGTCGTGCTCGAGGCCTGGCGCCCCGGCTGGGGCGCCTCGGGCCGCAACGGCGGCCAGGTGATCGGCGGCTTCGCGAAGGACGCCGAGATCGCACGCCAGCTCGGCGAGGACGGCGCGCGCGCCGCCTGGAAGCTGTCGCTCGACGGCGTCGAGCTCGTTGCCGAACGCATCGCGCGCCACGGCATCGACTGCGACTTCACGCGCGGCTACCTGACGCTCGCCACCAAGCCGCGCCGGGTTCCCGAACTGCGTGCCTGGATGGACAGCGCGACGCGACACTGGGGCCATCCTTCGCTGAGCTGGCTCGACACCGATGCGATTCGCGCGCGCGTGGCCTCGCGCCTCTATCTGGCGGGCGTCCACGATCCGCTCTCGGGCCATCTGCATCCGCTGCGCTACTGCCTCGGGCTCGCCGCCGCGGCGCGTCGCGAGGGCGCGCTGCTGTTCGCGCATTCCGCGGTGACGGAGGTCGTGCGCGGCACGCGTCCGCTGGTGCGCACGCGTGCGGGCCAGGTGCGCTGCCGCTTCGTGGTGTCGTGCGCGAACGCCGGCCCCGGCGGCTTCCTGCCCGCGCCGATCGAGGCGCGCATCGCCCCGGTGCCTTCCTACCTCATCGCCACCGAGCCGCTCGGCCAAGCGCGCGCCGACGCGCTGATCGCGCGGCGCGAGGCGGCTTGCGACAACAACGTGTTCCTCGACTATTTCCGACTGTCGGCCGACCACCGGATGCTGTTCGGCGGCCGCGCGAGCTCGGCGGGCGCGGCGCCGGCCGAACTCTCGGAGGCGATCCGCCGGCGCATGATCGAGGTGTTCCCGCAGCTTGCCGACGCGCACATCGACTACGCCTGGGGCGGATTCGTCGACATCACGCGCAATCGCGCCCCCGACTTCGGCGCGCTCGATCCGAACTACTTCTACCTGCAGGGCTACAGCGGCCACGGCGTGGCGCTGGCCGGCATCGCCGGGCGCGCGGTGGCGCGCGCGATCGCGGGTGAACGCGCGATGCTCGAGCCGTTCACGCGACTGCGGCACCGGCGCTTTCCGGGCGGCCCCGCCTGGCGGCAGGCAGCGCTCGAACTCGGAATGCGCTACCACCAGTTGCTCAAGCGCTTCTGA